From the Maioricimonas rarisocia genome, one window contains:
- a CDS encoding metallopeptidase yields the protein MIDQRTLGGPLLRATAIGVMCVNLAFANDESGDTDGQTLRFDPVQQEIEGWTVHVDPSLLEGEHAEEGRRALTMLANHLQRISILVPEETLPKLQTIEIWIERDHPELKAMQYHPNRQWLIDHGHDPRLTRKVHITRASQLLSRQQMLKHPAVILHELAHGYHDQILGFDHPEVIAAYDSAKEAGTYESVLLFTGKSVRHYGLTNHKEYFAEGTEAYFYRNDFYPFVRAELKHHDPTLHDLLGKLWGVGD from the coding sequence ATGATCGACCAACGTACTCTCGGCGGCCCCCTGCTGCGCGCAACTGCCATCGGAGTGATGTGTGTCAACCTGGCCTTCGCCAACGATGAGTCCGGCGACACGGACGGGCAAACCCTCCGCTTCGATCCGGTCCAGCAGGAGATCGAGGGCTGGACAGTCCATGTCGACCCGTCCCTCCTCGAAGGGGAACATGCCGAAGAGGGACGCCGGGCGCTCACGATGCTGGCCAACCATCTTCAGCGGATCAGCATTCTCGTCCCGGAAGAGACCCTCCCGAAGCTGCAGACGATCGAAATCTGGATCGAACGCGACCACCCCGAACTCAAGGCGATGCAGTACCATCCCAACCGCCAGTGGCTCATCGACCACGGCCACGACCCGCGGCTGACCCGCAAGGTGCACATCACCCGCGCCTCTCAACTGCTCTCGCGTCAGCAGATGCTCAAGCACCCGGCCGTGATCCTGCACGAGCTGGCCCACGGCTATCATGACCAGATTCTCGGATTCGACCATCCTGAGGTCATCGCGGCGTATGATTCGGCAAAGGAAGCCGGCACGTATGAAAGCGTGTTGCTGTTCACCGGCAAGTCGGTCCGCCACTACGGCCTGACCAATCACAAGGAATACTTTGCCGAAGGGACCGAAGCGTATTTCTACCGCAACGACTTCTACCCCTTCGTGCGGGCGGAACTGAAACACCACGATCCGACCCTGCACGACCTGCTCGGCAAGCTGTGGGGCGTCGGCGACTGA
- a CDS encoding DUF3124 domain-containing protein, with amino-acid sequence MPRESDFPDWLLWLLRHPLLTIFVSVAVVLGIPAILALYLDYRIASLEERRAALQAGDRDPSGAVPADLPRDIVAGQTVYVPLYSHVFEGEGRRLELAGTLSVRNTDAKHALTISAVRYYDTSGELVRDYLERPLRLNPLGSTEFLVPQSDTSGGSGANFIVEWVADEPVLVPIIEAVMVGRIGTGVTSFVRAGQVIDEFRTSGDVTTPPEDAPPAQGQ; translated from the coding sequence ATGCCCCGTGAATCCGACTTTCCCGACTGGCTGCTCTGGCTGCTGCGGCATCCCCTGCTGACGATCTTTGTCAGCGTTGCGGTTGTGCTCGGGATCCCCGCCATCCTCGCGCTCTACCTGGATTACCGCATCGCGTCACTCGAGGAGCGGCGGGCCGCATTGCAGGCCGGCGACCGAGATCCCTCCGGGGCCGTCCCTGCCGACCTCCCCCGCGACATCGTGGCCGGACAGACCGTCTACGTCCCGCTCTATTCGCACGTCTTCGAAGGGGAAGGACGACGGCTCGAACTGGCCGGCACGCTGAGCGTCCGCAACACCGATGCGAAACATGCGCTGACGATCTCGGCTGTCCGCTACTACGACACCAGCGGCGAACTCGTCCGCGACTACCTCGAACGTCCCCTGCGTCTCAATCCCCTCGGCTCCACCGAGTTTCTGGTGCCGCAGTCGGATACCAGCGGTGGCTCGGGGGCGAACTTCATCGTCGAATGGGTCGCCGACGAGCCGGTCCTCGTGCCGATCATCGAAGCCGTCATGGTCGGACGCATCGGCACCGGTGTCACCTCCTTCGTCCGTGCCGGTCAGGTCATCGACGAGTTCCGCACATCAGGCGACGTCACTACGCCGCCAGAGGACGCCCCTCCTGCTCAAGGTCAGTGA
- a CDS encoding SGNH/GDSL hydrolase family protein: protein MLHRHLQAASVVLLSCITCSLSASHLFADDATIVTFGDSTTAPRGKLTVYSDLLVRELPTAARKVQVINAGIGGNNTDMARKRFEKDVLAHDPDVVIIQFGINDAAVDVWKSPPATQPRVDLDRYRENLKHFITTLRARGTHVILMTPNPLRWTPSLKQRYGRPPYDPDDEDGFNLLLREYAAAARRVADQHDVPLVDVDRAFHDYDRQPGQSLADLLLDGMHPNERGQRMIADLLIKELQSDTDD from the coding sequence ATGCTGCACCGCCATCTTCAGGCCGCATCCGTCGTTCTGCTGTCCTGCATCACCTGCTCGCTGTCCGCCAGCCACCTCTTCGCTGACGATGCGACGATCGTCACGTTCGGCGACTCGACAACCGCCCCTCGCGGCAAGCTGACCGTCTACTCCGACCTGCTCGTCCGCGAACTCCCCACGGCAGCTCGCAAAGTCCAGGTCATTAACGCCGGCATCGGCGGCAACAACACCGACATGGCCCGCAAGCGGTTCGAGAAGGACGTCCTCGCCCACGATCCGGATGTCGTCATCATCCAGTTCGGCATCAACGACGCAGCGGTCGACGTCTGGAAGTCTCCTCCTGCCACGCAGCCGCGCGTGGATCTCGACCGTTACCGTGAGAACCTCAAGCACTTCATCACGACGCTTCGTGCGCGCGGCACACACGTCATCCTGATGACGCCCAACCCGCTCCGCTGGACGCCGTCACTCAAGCAGCGGTACGGCCGACCACCGTACGATCCGGACGACGAGGACGGCTTCAACCTGTTGCTGCGCGAGTACGCCGCCGCCGCGCGAAGGGTTGCAGACCAGCACGACGTTCCCCTGGTCGACGTTGACCGCGCGTTCCACGACTACGACCGGCAACCCGGGCAGTCGCTCGCGGACCTTCTGCTGGACGGTATGCACCCCAACGAGCGGGGACAGCGGATGATCGCCGACCTGCTTATCAAGGAGCTGCAGAGTGACACCGATGACTGA
- a CDS encoding succinylglutamate desuccinylase/aspartoacylase family protein: protein MTDPGGLRTITIEGNSSGPHLLITAGVHGDEFTSIAAVRTLAQTVTSSELTGRLTLVPIANRAAVLRGERTAEDGLDLARVCPGIPEGSITERTAAALSALIRSADAYIDLHTGSSTMSVMPLVGYTLHRDDTVLNRQRQMALNFNLPAVWGTSPDLEGRTLSVARDAGIPAIYAEFLGAGVLSDQGVEAYVDGCRNVMGLLGMVDREQPECRIGYVFEDERPGSGHMQVQNPSPATGFFRAVVELGDRVRPGDRIGRVVNIDDDTVTDIVCEVEGIVIVIWTFPVIHEGDSAFVILEIPENPTPPEED, encoded by the coding sequence ATGACTGATCCTGGCGGGCTGCGGACGATCACCATCGAAGGAAACAGCAGCGGGCCGCACCTGCTGATCACCGCCGGCGTGCATGGCGACGAGTTTACATCCATCGCTGCCGTCCGAACGCTGGCACAGACCGTCACCTCCAGCGAGCTGACCGGACGTCTGACACTCGTTCCGATCGCCAACCGGGCCGCCGTCCTGCGAGGCGAGCGGACCGCCGAAGATGGTCTCGATCTGGCCCGCGTCTGCCCCGGCATCCCGGAAGGATCGATCACCGAACGGACCGCAGCGGCACTGAGTGCGCTGATCCGCTCCGCCGATGCATACATCGACCTGCACACGGGCTCGTCGACCATGTCCGTCATGCCGCTGGTCGGGTACACGCTGCATCGTGACGATACCGTACTCAACCGACAGCGTCAGATGGCACTGAATTTCAATCTGCCGGCCGTCTGGGGCACCTCTCCCGACCTCGAAGGCCGTACCCTCTCGGTCGCCCGTGATGCCGGCATCCCCGCAATCTACGCCGAGTTTCTCGGAGCGGGCGTCCTCTCGGACCAGGGCGTTGAAGCTTACGTCGACGGCTGCCGGAACGTCATGGGGCTGCTGGGCATGGTGGATCGCGAGCAGCCGGAGTGCCGGATTGGATACGTCTTCGAAGACGAACGCCCCGGTTCGGGACACATGCAGGTGCAGAACCCCTCCCCCGCGACCGGCTTCTTCAGGGCCGTTGTCGAACTGGGTGACCGCGTTCGCCCGGGCGATCGGATCGGCCGCGTCGTCAACATCGACGACGACACCGTCACCGACATCGTCTGCGAGGTGGAGGGAATCGTCATCGTGATCTGGACATTCCCGGTCATTCACGAAGGAGACAGTGCCTTCGTGATCCTCGAAATCCCCGAGAACCCCACCCCACCCGAAGAAGACTGA
- a CDS encoding GYD domain-containing protein produces the protein MATFISTVKFTGQGIQAIGETTRRAAKMKTVAKKMGVKVRNIYWTLGASDGVLIFEAPDDETATALLLHLGSKGNVETTTARAFTSAEMEGVLEKMQSPSL, from the coding sequence ATGGCGACGTTCATCAGCACCGTGAAGTTTACCGGGCAGGGAATCCAGGCGATCGGCGAGACGACGCGCCGGGCCGCAAAGATGAAAACCGTCGCGAAGAAGATGGGAGTGAAGGTCCGCAACATCTACTGGACGCTCGGCGCGAGCGATGGCGTGCTGATTTTCGAAGCCCCGGATGACGAGACAGCCACGGCATTGCTGTTGCATCTGGGATCGAAAGGCAATGTCGAGACCACGACCGCCCGGGCCTTTACGTCCGCCGAGATGGAGGGTGTGCTCGAGAAGATGCAATCGCCGTCGCTTTAG
- a CDS encoding DUF6122 family protein: protein MDAVPDLVRHVIHYGNHLIVPFAIGALLWRKNWRVAGLIMVTTILIDLDHLLADPIFDPDRCSIGFHPLHTIWAAVVYAALLAIPSWKWRAVGVGCLWHLCTDALDCWLNGTWG from the coding sequence ATGGATGCCGTCCCCGATCTCGTCCGACACGTGATTCACTACGGCAACCATCTGATCGTACCGTTCGCGATCGGGGCGCTGCTGTGGCGGAAAAACTGGCGCGTGGCCGGGCTCATCATGGTGACGACGATCCTCATCGATCTGGACCACCTGCTTGCCGACCCGATCTTCGATCCCGACCGCTGCAGCATCGGCTTTCATCCGCTGCACACGATCTGGGCCGCCGTCGTATACGCGGCCCTGCTGGCCATCCCTTCCTGGAAGTGGCGGGCCGTCGGCGTGGGTTGTCTGTGGCACCTCTGCACCGATGCGCTCGACTGCTGGCTGAACGGCACGTGGGGGTAA
- a CDS encoding cation:proton antiporter domain-containing protein: MHDLLVEQLLVVLTTGLLAGYLCRQIGLPPLMGYLVVGAMLSEGVLGWVSADAAEIGHLAEVGVFFLLFSIGLELSLEELRRLGRHLFVGGLLQMVLVAVPVTGALLLRGWNPNAAMLVAAALAFSSTVLVFRSLGELGKTSSPVGRRAISILLFQDAALVPLLLCIPLLSGTEESVPVTEWLRLAGVSVGFVLATVLLRYTLNRWLIPRITQHRSPDLVVLMTLTILGGVTLIAHRLHLPPALGAFAAGLAFGGNRWSEQVDSLILPFREAFAAVFFVSLGLLIDVPGILHDPQLTAIGFVTLTLIKTVAAAVALRATGLPFAACWRPAVSLAHVGEFAFVLILVGGSAGVISTDEQRQLITLAGTTLLLAPLLMRWGLAGDVTDPSAEDAPHHDVHLPADSDRTCLVVGMGPVGRAVAARLETHGYAVTAVDANPLNLQAFAQHGFPTVAGDAQQEGVLRSAGADQVQILVICVPIDEVALAITRQARALNSEARIVVRCRYASNRDPLRRTGADVVISEEARSTRDLIEATERVTAKDEG; the protein is encoded by the coding sequence ATGCATGACCTGCTTGTCGAACAACTGCTGGTCGTGCTGACGACGGGACTGCTCGCCGGCTACCTGTGCCGCCAGATCGGCCTGCCCCCCCTGATGGGCTACCTCGTCGTCGGTGCGATGCTGAGCGAAGGAGTTCTCGGCTGGGTCTCGGCCGACGCCGCGGAGATCGGTCATCTCGCGGAAGTAGGCGTCTTCTTCCTGCTCTTCTCGATCGGCCTGGAACTTTCGCTCGAAGAACTGCGGCGACTCGGACGTCACCTGTTCGTCGGCGGGCTGCTGCAGATGGTGCTGGTGGCCGTCCCGGTCACGGGAGCACTTCTGCTCCGCGGATGGAATCCCAACGCGGCGATGCTCGTTGCAGCGGCACTGGCTTTCAGTTCCACCGTGCTGGTGTTCCGCTCGCTGGGCGAACTGGGAAAGACTTCGAGCCCGGTGGGACGCCGTGCGATCTCCATTCTCCTCTTTCAGGATGCAGCTCTGGTTCCGCTGCTGCTCTGCATTCCGCTGCTGTCCGGAACGGAGGAATCGGTCCCTGTTACCGAATGGCTGCGCCTGGCCGGCGTGTCGGTCGGATTCGTTCTGGCGACCGTACTGCTGCGGTACACGCTCAACCGCTGGCTGATCCCCCGCATCACTCAGCACCGCAGCCCCGACCTGGTCGTGCTGATGACCCTGACCATTCTTGGCGGCGTCACACTGATCGCACACCGCCTGCACCTGCCCCCCGCCCTGGGTGCATTTGCTGCCGGACTGGCCTTCGGCGGCAATCGCTGGTCCGAACAGGTCGACTCGCTCATTCTGCCTTTCCGCGAGGCGTTCGCGGCGGTGTTCTTTGTCAGCCTGGGACTGCTCATTGACGTCCCCGGCATTCTTCATGACCCTCAGCTCACGGCCATCGGTTTCGTCACACTGACGCTGATCAAGACCGTAGCCGCAGCCGTCGCCCTGCGCGCGACCGGCCTGCCGTTTGCCGCCTGCTGGCGGCCGGCCGTGAGCCTCGCTCACGTGGGAGAATTCGCCTTCGTGCTGATTCTTGTCGGAGGATCGGCGGGCGTCATCTCGACCGACGAACAACGACAGCTGATTACTCTCGCAGGAACGACGCTGCTGCTTGCTCCGCTGCTGATGCGATGGGGACTGGCCGGCGACGTCACCGATCCCTCCGCCGAAGACGCCCCCCACCACGACGTCCATCTCCCTGCGGACTCTGACCGTACCTGCCTGGTCGTCGGCATGGGCCCGGTCGGGCGTGCGGTTGCGGCCAGGCTGGAAACGCATGGGTATGCCGTAACCGCCGTCGACGCCAACCCGCTCAACCTGCAGGCGTTTGCGCAGCACGGCTTCCCCACCGTCGCCGGCGATGCGCAGCAGGAAGGCGTCCTTCGCAGTGCCGGCGCCGACCAGGTGCAGATCCTCGTCATCTGCGTACCGATCGACGAAGTGGCCCTGGCCATCACCCGGCAGGCCCGTGCGCTCAACTCCGAAGCCCGCATCGTCGTCCGCTGCCGCTACGCATCCAACCGCGACCCTCTTCGTCGTACGGGGGCCGACGTCGTGATCAGCGAAGAAGCCCGTTCGACCCGCGATCTGATCGAGGCGACCGAACGGGTGACGGCAAAGGACGAGGGATGA
- a CDS encoding sulfatase-like hydrolase/transferase, whose product MMFLRVARCVLWLMLVIGVTPDGIADSRPPNIVFVLADDLGWSELGCYGNTFHETPHLDQLTADGMKFTQAYAATPVCSPYRAALLTGQHPARLGILDYLRPNSANALSTETVTLPEILQQHGYVTGMIGKWHLTGYEHHGARHESRPRDHGFAWDFAREVKGVGNGANFWPYVFRDQPIRWIDIPANRLGDQEYLTDRMNLEAVDFIERERDRPFFLYLSHYAPHSILNGKPDLVDKYRRKHPPGPSTRERCDLCQDQGHAGDPLHHWAGDHNPHLAAMLESIDEGIGMIRSRLDELGLAGNTIIIFTSDNGGETNVTSNAPLRGGKSELYEGGIRVPLIVRWPAVVPEGTVCSRPTMNVDFFPTLLEAAGIAVDESQPLDGVSILSSLRNGSPPSGGRTLYWHYPLDRPHFLGGRSAGAIRDNDWKLIEFFDTGEAELYALADDVAEQNNLAAARPDVTKRLQTQLAEWRAEVEARTPSPPLLTTPRQLAFADHFTPGQVSPRWFFSGEWAAENGILRRADDGTGTTRIFLRETEFDDALIRFDFRLHESQDIRLVTGGDGHYNAVIHIRPDHFFIQTALDKSGPYFPSRHGECAIDFDPGRWYTMTVEFLGDRLVAHVDPEHLASAQHPILDRTRQYFAFQVDESAAAFDNVQIFTVGRHPELDRNLDHIEALDARHPVSRSLEDEFEIEKRNAHDRLYRSNARYRELVQQVDALDARNRSMYPEVFRTHKEFHQEVAALRRKLLAEDARYKELLFATHRATRALDEFLIEQDPEVADLPESRRNRELERTRDRFRDDSRYRELVLERDAAQAKLEAAYPQLFLTNEQISRMKKERRQARDDDPRFRTAIQERAAAWQAQQTYLFEHDERLKQLHQRLTAP is encoded by the coding sequence ATGATGTTTCTGAGAGTCGCCCGCTGCGTCCTCTGGCTGATGCTGGTGATCGGCGTCACGCCCGACGGGATTGCCGACTCGCGGCCCCCGAACATCGTCTTCGTACTGGCCGACGATCTCGGCTGGTCGGAACTCGGCTGCTACGGCAACACGTTCCACGAGACGCCGCACCTCGACCAGCTGACGGCCGACGGTATGAAGTTCACCCAGGCTTACGCTGCCACACCGGTCTGTTCGCCCTATCGGGCCGCACTGCTCACCGGTCAGCATCCGGCCCGTCTGGGCATTCTCGATTACCTGCGGCCGAATTCCGCCAATGCCCTGTCCACGGAAACTGTCACGCTGCCGGAGATCCTGCAGCAGCACGGGTACGTGACGGGGATGATCGGCAAGTGGCATCTGACCGGCTACGAGCATCACGGAGCCCGACACGAATCCCGCCCGCGCGATCATGGGTTCGCCTGGGACTTTGCGCGTGAGGTCAAAGGTGTCGGCAACGGAGCAAACTTCTGGCCCTACGTCTTCCGCGATCAACCGATCCGCTGGATCGACATTCCTGCCAATCGACTCGGCGATCAGGAGTACCTGACCGACCGCATGAATCTCGAAGCGGTCGACTTCATTGAGCGGGAACGGGACCGTCCGTTCTTTCTCTACCTCAGCCATTACGCCCCCCACTCGATCCTCAACGGCAAACCGGACCTGGTCGACAAGTACCGCCGCAAGCATCCGCCGGGCCCCTCGACACGCGAGCGCTGCGACCTCTGTCAGGATCAGGGGCATGCAGGAGATCCGTTGCATCACTGGGCCGGCGATCACAATCCGCACCTGGCGGCCATGCTGGAGAGCATCGACGAGGGAATTGGCATGATCCGCAGCAGGCTCGACGAACTGGGGCTGGCAGGCAACACGATCATCATCTTCACCAGCGACAACGGCGGCGAAACGAATGTCACATCGAACGCTCCCCTGCGGGGAGGGAAGAGCGAGCTTTACGAAGGGGGAATCCGTGTTCCTCTGATCGTCCGTTGGCCGGCTGTCGTCCCCGAAGGGACTGTCTGCAGCCGACCGACCATGAACGTCGATTTCTTTCCGACGCTCCTCGAGGCCGCCGGCATCGCCGTCGACGAATCGCAACCGCTGGACGGCGTTTCCATCCTCAGCAGCCTGCGGAACGGGTCGCCCCCCTCAGGCGGGCGAACTCTCTACTGGCACTACCCGCTGGACCGGCCACATTTTCTGGGGGGCCGCTCCGCCGGCGCCATTCGTGACAACGACTGGAAGCTCATCGAGTTCTTCGACACCGGCGAGGCCGAGCTGTACGCGCTTGCAGACGATGTTGCCGAGCAGAACAATCTCGCTGCGGCTCGCCCCGACGTCACCAAACGCCTGCAGACGCAGCTCGCAGAATGGCGAGCAGAGGTCGAGGCCCGCACTCCCTCCCCTCCCCTGCTGACCACTCCCCGACAGTTGGCTTTCGCGGACCACTTCACGCCGGGACAGGTCAGCCCGCGATGGTTTTTCAGCGGCGAGTGGGCGGCCGAGAACGGCATCCTGCGTCGGGCGGATGACGGCACCGGCACGACCCGGATCTTTCTGAGAGAAACCGAGTTCGATGACGCTCTGATCCGCTTCGACTTCCGTTTGCACGAGTCTCAGGACATTCGCCTCGTGACCGGAGGCGACGGGCATTACAACGCCGTGATCCACATCCGCCCCGACCATTTCTTCATCCAGACGGCCCTCGACAAGTCCGGGCCATACTTTCCATCCCGACACGGCGAATGTGCCATCGACTTCGATCCGGGCCGCTGGTACACGATGACCGTCGAGTTTCTCGGCGACCGCCTCGTCGCCCACGTCGACCCTGAACACCTTGCCTCGGCGCAGCATCCGATCCTCGACAGAACGCGTCAGTACTTCGCCTTCCAGGTGGATGAGTCGGCGGCCGCGTTCGATAACGTCCAGATCTTCACCGTCGGCCGACACCCGGAGTTGGACCGCAATCTCGACCACATCGAGGCCCTTGACGCCAGGCATCCCGTCAGCCGGTCGCTCGAAGATGAGTTCGAGATCGAGAAGCGGAATGCCCACGACCGCCTGTATCGCTCGAACGCCCGCTACCGCGAACTGGTCCAGCAGGTTGACGCACTCGATGCGCGCAATCGCAGCATGTATCCGGAAGTCTTCCGCACACACAAGGAGTTCCACCAGGAGGTCGCCGCCCTCCGCCGCAAACTCCTGGCCGAAGACGCCCGGTACAAGGAGCTGTTGTTCGCCACACACCGGGCGACCCGAGCGCTCGATGAGTTTCTGATCGAACAGGACCCCGAAGTTGCCGATCTCCCCGAGAGTCGCCGCAATCGGGAACTGGAGCGCACGCGTGACCGGTTTCGCGATGATTCACGCTATCGGGAACTCGTCCTGGAACGGGACGCTGCGCAGGCGAAACTCGAGGCCGCGTACCCGCAGCTGTTCCTCACAAATGAACAGATCAGCCGCATGAAGAAGGAGCGTCGCCAGGCACGCGACGATGATCCCCGATTCCGCACGGCGATCCAGGAGCGGGCAGCCGCCTGGCAGGCACAACAGACGTACCTCTTCGAGCACGACGAACGGCTGAAGCAACTTCACCAACGCCTGACGGCTCCCTGA
- a CDS encoding sialidase family protein encodes MIATCRTKSLLCLMAFASILAAATAGAAEPLWLDDRCQPMPTELLGPFVRLDESTILAIDSKATFVSSDNGSTWSEPRPLFEDDRGITVSNERAILRTDSGVLIAAFMNLDERKWTWDNALHDAPGAVLPTYVMRSLDNGRTWQDVQKLHDDWSGAVRDMIQTRDGRVIFTAMKMRHNPGRHSVLTYSSTDDGRTWTPSNLIDLGGRGHHGGVTEPTLTELKDGRLWMLIRTNWGEFWSGYSSDGGRFWQILQPSGIAASSAPAMLKRLASGRLMLLWNRPYPEGETTWPLSGGDGLWSDTPVSNFREELSVAFSDDEGATWTKPAVIARQPKARASYPYAFEHSLGEIWVTTMQGPVRVMIREKDFVDD; translated from the coding sequence ATGATCGCAACATGTCGCACGAAGTCCCTGCTCTGCCTGATGGCCTTCGCCTCCATCCTCGCTGCTGCAACGGCCGGGGCCGCCGAGCCCCTCTGGCTCGACGATCGCTGCCAGCCGATGCCGACCGAGTTGCTCGGCCCGTTCGTTCGCCTCGACGAGAGCACGATCCTGGCGATCGACAGCAAAGCGACGTTTGTGAGCAGCGACAACGGCAGCACCTGGTCGGAGCCGCGGCCTCTGTTCGAAGACGACCGCGGCATCACCGTCAGCAACGAGCGGGCGATCCTGCGCACCGACAGTGGCGTCCTGATCGCCGCCTTCATGAACCTCGATGAACGCAAGTGGACCTGGGACAACGCCCTGCACGACGCCCCCGGTGCGGTCCTGCCGACCTACGTCATGCGGAGCCTCGATAATGGCCGAACATGGCAGGACGTGCAGAAACTTCACGATGACTGGTCCGGAGCCGTCCGCGACATGATCCAGACCCGCGACGGGCGGGTGATCTTCACCGCGATGAAGATGCGACACAATCCGGGCCGGCACTCGGTGCTGACGTACTCGTCCACCGACGACGGACGCACCTGGACGCCCAGCAACCTGATCGATCTGGGTGGCCGCGGACATCACGGCGGCGTCACCGAACCGACGCTGACCGAACTGAAGGACGGCCGGCTGTGGATGCTCATCCGCACCAACTGGGGCGAGTTCTGGTCCGGCTACTCGAGCGACGGCGGCCGCTTCTGGCAGATCCTGCAGCCGTCCGGCATCGCCGCCAGCAGTGCCCCGGCAATGCTCAAGCGGCTGGCCAGCGGGCGACTCATGCTCCTCTGGAACCGTCCCTACCCGGAAGGCGAAACGACCTGGCCGCTCAGCGGCGGCGACGGTCTGTGGTCCGACACGCCGGTCAGCAATTTCCGTGAGGAACTTTCCGTCGCGTTCTCGGACGACGAAGGCGCAACATGGACGAAGCCGGCCGTCATCGCCCGCCAGCCGAAGGCCCGCGCGTCGTATCCGTACGCATTCGAACACTCCCTCGGCGAAATCTGGGTCACGACGATGCAGGGCCCGGTCCGCGTGATGATCCGCGAGAAAGACTTCGTCGACGATTGA
- a CDS encoding acyltransferase family protein: MSTSRPRRRLDELEGLRGIAALVVVFSHLRHTFFENASQAIRFRYGDTAETLFKACIDGTCAVWIFWVMSAFVLSLKFHASSPGDHLNTMLRDATFKRYPRLMLPILASVCLAWALHAGDLMTNQDLAEILGPEYDAWLGSFYTFAPSPSHAFQSAVWHALFDYRAEDSYNAVLWTMEIEFYGSLFLFAFLALFGKHALRLFVYALTLAVVSALGAHWISSFILGTALCDVYVHRQMLTERFSPRIRLFTAAARNSKLLAIAVLATLWYAIGLPNRWGVMNLILATFVTGFVVFSSPASRFFALSPFVFLGKISFGLYLVHLAIICSAAYPLFNAFHPVVGRHQAAIAASLCLLALSIAGGWCLWFVADRPAVSLARAVSDTFERPLRDNQKTAEVAHQPDANRVTATDVSRQ; the protein is encoded by the coding sequence ATGTCTACATCACGTCCCCGCAGAAGACTCGATGAACTCGAGGGTCTCCGTGGTATCGCTGCGTTGGTCGTCGTGTTCTCGCATTTGAGGCATACGTTCTTCGAGAATGCGTCTCAAGCAATTCGGTTCCGATACGGTGACACAGCCGAAACCCTTTTCAAGGCGTGCATCGACGGGACCTGTGCAGTCTGGATCTTCTGGGTGATGTCGGCTTTTGTCCTCTCGCTGAAATTCCATGCATCGTCGCCGGGCGATCACCTGAACACCATGTTGCGTGACGCCACCTTCAAACGGTACCCGCGCCTCATGCTCCCCATCCTGGCGTCCGTATGTCTCGCATGGGCATTACATGCCGGCGACCTGATGACAAACCAGGATCTGGCAGAGATCCTGGGCCCGGAGTACGACGCCTGGCTCGGATCGTTCTACACCTTTGCCCCCAGCCCCAGCCACGCATTCCAGTCAGCCGTCTGGCACGCGTTATTCGATTACAGAGCGGAAGACTCCTACAATGCCGTTCTCTGGACGATGGAGATCGAATTCTATGGTTCGCTCTTTCTCTTTGCGTTCCTCGCTCTCTTCGGAAAACATGCCCTGCGGCTGTTTGTCTACGCACTCACCCTCGCCGTCGTTTCGGCCCTGGGAGCGCACTGGATCAGCTCCTTCATTCTGGGCACGGCCCTTTGTGATGTTTACGTCCACCGGCAGATGCTGACCGAACGCTTCTCGCCACGAATCAGGCTGTTCACGGCGGCAGCACGGAACAGCAAGCTGTTGGCGATCGCAGTCCTGGCGACACTCTGGTATGCCATAGGGCTTCCCAACCGATGGGGTGTCATGAATCTCATCCTCGCGACCTTCGTAACCGGGTTCGTCGTCTTCTCCAGCCCTGCGTCACGCTTCTTTGCCTTGTCGCCCTTTGTCTTCCTCGGCAAGATTTCGTTCGGCCTCTACCTGGTCCATCTGGCAATCATCTGCTCCGCAGCGTATCCGTTGTTCAACGCCTTCCACCCGGTTGTTGGAAGGCACCAGGCAGCCATTGCCGCGTCACTGTGTCTGCTCGCCCTGTCAATCGCAGGTGGCTGGTGCTTGTGGTTTGTGGCCGACCGCCCGGCCGTCTCCCTCGCGCGTGCCGTCTCGGACACATTCGAGCGCCCTTTGCGTGACAACCAGAAGACGGCGGAAGTAGCCCACCAACCAGACGCGAATCGCGTGACCGCGACCGACGTTAGCCGACAATAA